The window CTCAGCCTGATCAATTTCTCGCGGGGGATCATTGGATTTTCGTCGAGCATCGTACATCTTGCCGATGTAGGCCCGATGATCAAGCAGATTATATGGCATGTTCCATTCACTGCAGAGAGCAAAATGCGGCTCCATGTTGAGACAGCAATGTTCATGCTGCTTTGGGCTGTACTCATCACTGCCCTGATCTATATCATTCGGCGATTCAAAGACGTCTTTTCCGGTCGTTACCGTCTGGCTCTCATTCTGATCTCCTGGGCGTTGCTGCCGATCATCTTTGGACTTGTGTGGCTCGGGTCGGACACCGAGAGGTGGCTGGCACTGCTGCCGATTGTGTGGTTGATGTTCCTGTTAATCGCTGATCACGGCCGAAGAAACCTTGCCCGCGCAGGGCGGTGTGTTCTCGAAACTGCACTATGGACAGTCGTTGTAGTTGTGGCGACCTATAATCTGGCAACGGCGTTTGTACCGAATCATGATTCTGAAAACAATCCATACATGCAGAGTGCGCGGCAGCTCAGCGAACAGATGTCTGAAAAAGATATTGTGTTGCTGTGGGGGCATGATCACGTTTTCACCGGCGACCATCTGGCTTACTTCTTTAACCGGCAATCTCTTCATATCGGCCAGGTTGGAAGGGAACGCCCGGATGACGCGTTAACGATCCTGGATCAGGTTGTACGGGAGCGATTCTCCGCCGGTGGAAGGATCTTTGTCAGCGGCAGGATATTCCTCGATGAAGATGTTCCCGAATCGCATGTCTCCGAATCTGAATCGAGTATCTCACGGTTACAGTATCGGGCGCTGTTCTCAAAGTATCATCGTACCGAGGCACTTGTCTGCGGTGATGATATTTACTGGGAACTGTTTCCGACGGATATTCAATCTACTCCGGGCTGAAATCGACAAGTTTCAGATCAATTATAGTGCAGATCGTGTCTTCGTGAATTACTGCATCCTCGAATTTCGAGAGAGGAGCGGGAAGATCAGTACCCGCAGTGATTATCACCAGATTGTCATAGAAGGGCAGGACTTTGGAGTATCTGAGCGTGTCCTCAGGCGTCCATAGCTCCCACAATCTCGGCAGGTCGATCATTTGGGTCACTCCTGCGACGTGTCGTAGATCGGTGAATAGATGGGGGCTGAAGCCTCCCTTTGCCAGATGGTAATACGCTATCGAGTGTAACATGTAAGAGAAAGTCGATTCCTGGAAAGCACAGTCAATAACGCACACTTTGCTGCCGGATGGGATGTAGGTTTCCGCACTCTTGACGTATTCTGATGTCAGCGAACTGACTCTGTGGTAGTGCTGCATACGGAAGCCGGTGGTCAACAGCACCAGGATGCAGATTGCGGCGACAATGGCTCTCTTGCTTCCCTTGCTGCCGATTTCCAACGACATCAGAAGAGATATTATTCCGAAGACCGCGAAGCGAGAGCTGTGATCCCAGCCTCCCAAGAACTGAGTCCTCGGCAGCAAGAATGCCAACGCCCATGCGACAATGCCGAAACGCACAAGGAAACCTTTGGTCGATGGAATTCCGTTTCTCATCAGAAGCCAGATTACCAGCAATCCAATTGCCGCGATGATTACAAAGTC is drawn from Candidatus Zixiibacteriota bacterium and contains these coding sequences:
- a CDS encoding DUF2723 domain-containing protein — its product is MKHLKMAAVLGIVALILYLSLLSTNFNGDGLGYARLVEDSDSARLFSVSARLLFCPTGKVVLGVAHLIGSDIRSVTALQILNSIFGALGVAFFFLTSFHVSKSIGISIASALGLAFSYSYWFWCTNATSYPGNMFFLILTLYLLVRLTKTAQGSRYVFLSLLIGLTHALAGFFWLTALLLVPAVMVAVYAAGDLKTVSGRIRATFAYLISFSFFLFGPLLIAGFATGRVDSLSQFPSWLSAASYGIPPDLSLINFSRGIIGFSSSIVHLADVGPMIKQIIWHVPFTAESKMRLHVETAMFMLLWAVLITALIYIIRRFKDVFSGRYRLALILISWALLPIIFGLVWLGSDTERWLALLPIVWLMFLLIADHGRRNLARAGRCVLETALWTVVVVVATYNLATAFVPNHDSENNPYMQSARQLSEQMSEKDIVLLWGHDHVFTGDHLAYFFNRQSLHIGQVGRERPDDALTILDQVVRERFSAGGRIFVSGRIFLDEDVPESHVSESESSISRLQYRALFSKYHRTEALVCGDDIYWELFPTDIQSTPG